A stretch of Lysinibacillus agricola DNA encodes these proteins:
- a CDS encoding sensor domain-containing diguanylate cyclase, translating into MYLLSLSPVMQGDNSFAIFLIMQDFTQFIEQKAELRSKSHGFEVFKAALSSATSITILDINGKILEVNDLFLNASGFTAEELIGQSYKLIEPRYHTEDLLQAIYETLVAGNIWRGELCYRTKFHADFWVEAAIVPLKNEFGKIEKFLSINYDITDKKKMFTELKNIERTFRLITENTNDLIVITNEDGIIIYASPSYEIFLGYENVELQGQFYSNIVDDESKKAWQTFLNNYSGQTDTQFELLLKAKDGTPVWTEGNATVVHDPEREKVSQIMMVSREITHRKERENDLLYLAYHDTLTQLPNRRYLQKEFPKLLAEAQGHNACLAMFFIDGDDFKVVNDRYGHDTGDDFIRKFGQVLINAVRSHDLVIRMGGDEFIVVLTGLTRDDEKRHKQIMHIINRIRNELKIGWTIESHHFAPTASIGIAYYPDHGKTLNVLLELADQALYKAKEIGKNNLYIADAH; encoded by the coding sequence ATGTATTTACTTTCTCTCTCTCCTGTTATGCAGGGGGATAACTCTTTTGCTATTTTCCTTATCATGCAGGATTTCACGCAATTCATTGAACAAAAAGCGGAGTTACGCTCAAAATCTCATGGTTTTGAGGTTTTTAAGGCTGCTCTAAGTTCTGCAACGTCTATCACTATTTTGGATATTAATGGGAAAATCCTAGAAGTGAATGATTTATTTTTGAATGCGTCTGGCTTCACGGCAGAAGAGTTAATTGGTCAATCTTATAAATTAATCGAGCCTCGTTACCATACGGAGGACTTATTACAAGCCATTTATGAAACACTTGTAGCGGGAAATATTTGGCGAGGGGAGCTATGCTACCGTACAAAATTTCATGCGGATTTTTGGGTAGAAGCAGCTATAGTTCCATTAAAAAATGAATTTGGCAAGATAGAAAAATTTTTATCCATTAACTATGATATTACGGACAAGAAAAAAATGTTCACGGAATTAAAAAATATTGAACGCACATTCCGTCTCATTACCGAAAATACAAACGATTTGATTGTCATAACAAATGAAGACGGCATCATTATTTACGCCTCACCATCCTATGAAATTTTCTTAGGCTACGAAAATGTAGAATTACAAGGTCAGTTTTACAGTAACATTGTCGATGACGAAAGTAAGAAGGCATGGCAAACGTTTCTAAATAATTATTCAGGTCAAACGGATACGCAGTTTGAGCTACTGCTAAAGGCAAAGGATGGTACGCCTGTTTGGACTGAAGGAAACGCAACAGTTGTTCATGATCCTGAGCGCGAAAAAGTTTCGCAAATTATGATGGTGTCCCGTGAAATTACCCATCGTAAGGAGCGAGAGAATGATCTATTATATTTAGCCTATCACGATACGTTAACACAACTACCAAATCGTCGTTATTTACAGAAGGAGTTCCCAAAATTACTGGCAGAAGCACAAGGACATAATGCGTGTTTAGCGATGTTCTTTATCGATGGGGATGACTTTAAGGTTGTTAATGATCGTTACGGCCATGACACGGGGGATGATTTTATCCGGAAGTTTGGCCAGGTTTTAATTAATGCTGTGCGTAGCCATGATTTAGTTATTCGCATGGGTGGCGATGAATTTATTGTCGTGTTAACGGGTTTAACTCGGGATGATGAAAAAAGACATAAACAAATTATGCATATTATTAATCGCATCCGTAATGAACTTAAAATAGGTTGGACCATCGAAAGTCATCACTTTGCGCCAACAGCCTCTATTGGTATCGCATATTATCCGGATCACGGTAAAACATTAAATGTTTTGCTGGAATTAGCAGATCAAGCCTTATATAAAGCGAAGGAAATCGGAAAAAATAATCTTTATATCGCTGATGCACATTAA
- a CDS encoding undecaprenyldiphospho-muramoylpentapeptide beta-N-acetylglucosaminyltransferase — protein sequence MKQQTIILTGGGTAGHVSLNQAILPSLQELGYDVHYIGSEQGIEKELIGEAFPSVPFYGISSGKLRRYFSMKNFTDPFKVLAGIMQAFRIIKKVKPQVIFSKGGFVSVPVVMAAKLAGVPVVIHESDVTPGLANKIALPFASHIFTIFEETLQHLPKEKATCTGSIIRQELFMGDRAKGLSQCGFTTLKPVLLVMGGSLGSVVLNDALRQNLPELVKQFQIIHLCGKGNYDKTFESMPGYKQFEYVTTELPDLLHAADFIVSRAGSNSIFEFLALHKPMLLVPLSAQKSRGDQILNAKLFKRQGYAEVLQEEELTKESFKKSVYVLTERKEEMVATMEKTQRPKTPDEMAKLILHYKK from the coding sequence GTGAAACAACAAACAATCATTTTAACCGGTGGAGGGACAGCTGGTCATGTATCGCTCAATCAAGCGATACTCCCGTCTTTACAAGAACTAGGTTATGATGTCCACTATATTGGCTCAGAGCAGGGCATTGAAAAAGAATTAATAGGCGAGGCATTCCCTAGTGTTCCGTTTTACGGTATTTCAAGTGGAAAATTGCGTCGTTATTTCTCAATGAAAAATTTTACAGATCCATTTAAAGTGCTTGCAGGAATTATGCAGGCTTTTCGTATTATTAAGAAAGTGAAGCCACAAGTCATTTTTTCAAAGGGTGGCTTTGTTTCTGTACCCGTTGTCATGGCTGCGAAACTTGCTGGCGTTCCAGTGGTCATCCATGAATCAGATGTTACACCTGGCTTGGCCAATAAAATTGCGCTACCATTTGCATCACATATCTTTACGATTTTTGAGGAAACATTGCAGCACTTACCGAAAGAAAAGGCCACATGCACAGGCTCCATTATTCGCCAAGAGTTATTTATGGGAGATCGAGCGAAAGGATTATCACAATGTGGCTTTACAACATTAAAGCCTGTCCTTCTTGTTATGGGAGGGAGTCTAGGTTCGGTTGTATTGAATGATGCGCTTCGTCAAAATTTACCAGAGCTTGTCAAACAGTTTCAGATTATTCATTTGTGCGGTAAAGGGAATTATGACAAAACATTTGAGTCTATGCCTGGTTACAAGCAATTTGAATATGTGACTACAGAATTACCGGATTTATTACATGCGGCAGATTTTATCGTCTCACGTGCAGGCTCCAATTCGATTTTTGAATTTTTAGCACTTCACAAGCCGATGTTGTTAGTGCCATTATCCGCACAAAAAAGTCGTGGTGACCAAATTTTAAATGCCAAGTTATTTAAAAGACAAGGCTACGCAGAAGTATTACAAGAGGAAGAGTTAACAAAAGAATCCTTTAAGAAATCGGTTTATGTGTTAACTGAGCGCAAAGAAGAAATGGTAGCAACCATGGAGAAAACACAAAGACCGAAAACGCCAGATGAAATGGCGAAATTGATTTTACACTATAAAAAGTAG
- a CDS encoding response regulator transcription factor, translating to MPKKILLVEDEKHIARFVELELKHEGYDVLVAFDGREGIALASSENFDVLLLDVMLPGINGIEICRRIRTQSKVPIILLTARDAVMDRVAGLDAGADDYIVKPFAIEELLARIRTILRRVTPDEKTAGSLNFRDIELDIAAYEVFVQGKKLDLTKTEYDLLKLLMEHKNRVCTRELILTSVWGYDTDIETNVVDVYIRHLRTKLPGDMNAYIETVRGVGYVMRE from the coding sequence ATGCCTAAAAAAATACTTTTGGTGGAAGATGAGAAACATATCGCTCGCTTTGTAGAGCTAGAATTAAAGCATGAAGGCTATGATGTCTTAGTCGCTTTTGATGGGCGTGAAGGAATTGCACTAGCTTCATCTGAAAATTTTGATGTTCTGTTATTAGATGTTATGCTTCCCGGAATAAATGGTATTGAAATTTGTCGTCGAATACGAACGCAGTCAAAGGTACCGATTATATTGTTAACGGCACGAGATGCTGTGATGGATCGCGTAGCTGGCTTAGATGCTGGTGCCGATGACTACATAGTAAAACCATTCGCAATCGAAGAACTACTAGCTAGAATTCGTACCATTTTGCGTCGGGTGACACCTGATGAAAAGACAGCAGGATCATTAAATTTTCGTGATATCGAACTCGATATAGCAGCCTATGAAGTATTTGTACAAGGGAAAAAGCTTGATTTAACAAAAACGGAATACGATCTACTTAAATTATTGATGGAGCATAAAAATAGAGTTTGTACTCGAGAGTTAATTTTAACCTCTGTTTGGGGATATGATACGGATATAGAGACAAATGTGGTAGATGTATATATCCGGCATTTGCGAACAAAACTACCGGGTGATATGAATGCCTATATCGAAACCGTTCGTGGGGTTGGGTACGTGATGCGTGAATGA
- a CDS encoding CAP domain-containing protein, whose translation MKKTLTAICATFLLAAPIQMASAASNTSEGNSVKQTTDCNNVYYYKWSDKWSNHKWHVNLPQTQAPSKETQIPENNQTPNNNTQATNNNNTQTTQKDNTATAPSQSTPSTTTSDVNAFEQEVVKLTNAERTKAGLAPFKTDDQLMAAAREKSQDMQSKNYFSHTSPTFGSPFDRMKALGISYKSAGENIAQGQRTPQEVVQGWMNSPGHRANILNEKFTHIGVGYVKSGNYWTQQFIQK comes from the coding sequence ATGAAAAAAACACTAACTGCAATTTGTGCAACATTTCTATTAGCAGCTCCCATTCAAATGGCTTCCGCTGCATCTAATACTTCAGAGGGGAATTCAGTAAAGCAGACAACAGACTGTAATAATGTTTATTATTATAAATGGTCAGATAAATGGTCAAATCATAAATGGCATGTAAATTTACCACAAACACAAGCACCATCAAAAGAAACACAAATACCAGAAAATAATCAAACACCAAATAACAATACGCAAGCAACAAATAATAATAATACACAAACAACTCAAAAAGATAATACAGCAACTGCACCATCTCAATCTACACCATCAACAACTACTTCAGATGTGAATGCATTCGAACAAGAGGTAGTAAAATTAACAAATGCTGAACGTACAAAAGCTGGTTTAGCACCATTTAAAACAGATGATCAATTGATGGCAGCTGCACGTGAAAAATCACAAGATATGCAATCTAAAAACTATTTTTCACATACAAGCCCAACATTCGGTTCACCATTTGATCGTATGAAAGCTTTAGGTATTAGTTATAAGAGTGCAGGTGAAAACATTGCACAAGGTCAACGAACACCTCAAGAAGTAGTACAAGGTTGGATGAATTCACCAGGTCACCGTGCGAATATCTTAAATGAGAAATTTACGCATATTGGTGTTGGCTATGTGAAATCAGGTAACTACTGGACACAACAATTTATCCAAAAATAA
- a CDS encoding MATE family efflux transporter, protein MYQTTTLKEKYALILKIIVPILVTQVAFYLISFFDILMSSRYGTADLAGVSIGSSIWMPVYIGLSGILLAITPIVSQLVGAKKESAAKKAVQQGLYVAIVLVVVIFIVLLVGIDWILGNMNLEASVHNIAKSYIHAMCAGLLPLFLFFVMRCFIDALGQTRVTMIITLLTTPINIVLNYIFIFGKFGAPELGGIGAGVATAITYWLVFFITVWIIAKRVPFERFRIFHDWPKLEWLRWKEILIIGVPIGISLFAETSIFSAVTMMMSSFSTEIIAAHQIALNFTSLLYMVPLSISMGITILVGFEIGAGRMHDAKLYSYLCVGTAILFSFISACILFILREPVANMYTTDGKVLEYAVQFLVFAAIFQLSDAIQAPVQGALRGYKDVTVTFIMAIISYWIIGLPVGYALATYTDFGPFGYWIGLVAGLTTGAITLLIRLLLVQKRFSSTSKAKLAN, encoded by the coding sequence ATGTATCAAACAACTACGTTAAAAGAAAAATACGCATTAATATTAAAAATAATCGTACCCATTTTAGTCACACAAGTAGCTTTTTATCTTATTTCTTTCTTCGATATTTTAATGTCGAGTCGCTACGGCACCGCTGACTTAGCTGGAGTATCAATTGGCTCTTCCATTTGGATGCCTGTTTATATAGGACTATCTGGAATTTTACTTGCGATCACACCTATTGTCTCACAGCTTGTTGGAGCCAAAAAAGAGTCGGCAGCAAAGAAGGCTGTTCAGCAAGGTCTTTATGTAGCCATCGTACTAGTGGTTGTTATTTTTATTGTGTTACTAGTCGGTATTGATTGGATTCTAGGTAATATGAATTTAGAAGCCTCTGTACATAATATTGCTAAATCCTATATTCATGCAATGTGTGCTGGTCTTTTACCGCTTTTTTTATTTTTTGTCATGCGCTGTTTTATCGATGCGCTCGGACAAACACGCGTCACAATGATTATTACATTGCTGACAACGCCGATTAATATTGTGTTAAATTACATATTTATTTTCGGGAAATTTGGAGCGCCAGAGCTTGGTGGAATCGGTGCTGGCGTTGCAACGGCAATTACCTACTGGCTAGTTTTCTTTATCACCGTTTGGATTATTGCAAAACGCGTGCCCTTTGAACGCTTCCGCATATTCCATGACTGGCCAAAATTAGAATGGCTTCGTTGGAAGGAAATTTTAATCATTGGTGTGCCTATTGGGATATCCTTATTTGCAGAAACGAGTATTTTTTCCGCTGTCACCATGATGATGAGTAGCTTTAGTACAGAAATCATCGCGGCTCATCAAATAGCTTTAAATTTCACCTCCTTACTATATATGGTTCCACTAAGTATTTCGATGGGCATTACGATATTAGTAGGTTTTGAAATAGGTGCAGGTCGTATGCATGATGCTAAACTCTATAGTTATTTATGTGTTGGTACTGCGATTTTATTTAGCTTTATATCAGCTTGTATCCTATTTATCCTTCGTGAACCTGTTGCAAATATGTATACAACTGATGGAAAAGTGCTAGAATATGCCGTACAATTTTTAGTATTCGCAGCCATTTTCCAACTATCCGATGCTATTCAAGCGCCAGTCCAAGGGGCTTTGAGAGGCTATAAGGATGTTACAGTGACCTTCATCATGGCCATCATTTCGTATTGGATTATTGGTTTGCCTGTCGGTTATGCACTTGCAACTTATACAGACTTCGGGCCGTTTGGCTATTGGATTGGATTAGTGGCAGGTCTGACTACAGGTGCGATTACTTTATTAATACGGTTATTACTTGTTCAAAAAAGATTTTCAAGTACGTCCAAAGCAAAACTGGCAAACTAG
- a CDS encoding MFS transporter produces the protein MSNQEVPWSPTEEKDSSSLLKNRAFVFLWLSSTTSFVALSTYLFAEQWYIITVLKMESALGIVMMMTMIFRVLFMTVGGVLADRFRRSRIMLISSFIRCVIVVVMILFLQMSILEIWSLIGFAILFGIVDAFFSPANTSLLPSLVSNASITKANSFIQSSNQIAMFSGPMIGGWILSKGSFSLLFSIIAAFLFTTFLFSFCIGEQKRNVPPNNNSTKDELLDGLKYVWNMSFLKNMLIILIIINFFFFGPLQMGIPLIVTNVINGEALHLSFLQSSYQGGMLAGALTVGIVNFRKKRGLSILIIINVLGICLSLLGFINLLWQGIFLLSIMGILSSVINVSLISIIQEKSQEDKIGRVMSLVNAFSNGLVPVSYAFVSMALVMNLTISNIMLYCGCLIMCISLLYIFKSNVIKDVD, from the coding sequence TTGAGTAATCAGGAAGTACCTTGGTCACCCACAGAGGAAAAAGATTCTTCATCTCTATTAAAAAATCGTGCTTTTGTATTTTTATGGCTATCAAGTACAACCTCTTTTGTAGCTTTATCAACCTATTTATTTGCTGAACAATGGTATATTATTACCGTGTTAAAAATGGAATCAGCATTAGGAATAGTTATGATGATGACGATGATTTTTCGCGTTCTCTTTATGACTGTTGGCGGAGTGTTGGCGGACCGGTTTAGAAGGTCACGAATCATGCTTATTTCAAGCTTTATCCGATGCGTTATAGTTGTTGTTATGATTCTCTTCCTTCAAATGAGCATACTTGAGATTTGGTCGCTTATTGGTTTTGCCATATTATTTGGAATTGTGGATGCCTTCTTTTCTCCAGCCAATACATCACTGCTACCATCGTTAGTTTCGAACGCTTCAATAACAAAAGCAAATTCGTTTATACAAAGCTCGAATCAAATTGCAATGTTTTCTGGACCCATGATAGGCGGATGGATTCTATCTAAAGGATCGTTTAGTCTTTTGTTTTCAATAATTGCGGCTTTCTTGTTCACGACCTTCCTATTTTCATTTTGTATTGGAGAGCAAAAAAGAAATGTTCCCCCAAATAATAATTCTACTAAAGACGAACTATTAGATGGGCTAAAGTATGTTTGGAATATGTCATTTCTAAAAAACATGCTCATCATTCTAATAATTATTAATTTTTTCTTTTTTGGTCCCCTTCAAATGGGAATTCCTCTTATTGTTACTAATGTAATTAATGGTGAAGCATTGCATTTAAGTTTTTTACAGAGTTCCTATCAGGGCGGAATGCTTGCAGGGGCGTTAACAGTAGGAATAGTTAATTTCAGAAAAAAAAGAGGGTTGTCCATCTTAATAATTATAAATGTACTTGGAATTTGTTTATCATTGCTCGGGTTCATTAATTTGCTTTGGCAGGGTATTTTTTTATTATCAATCATGGGGATACTTTCCTCTGTCATCAATGTATCACTTATTTCAATCATTCAAGAAAAGAGCCAGGAAGATAAAATAGGCAGAGTGATGAGTCTAGTCAACGCATTTTCGAACGGACTTGTCCCAGTCTCATATGCTTTTGTTTCTATGGCCCTTGTTATGAATTTAACTATATCCAATATAATGTTGTATTGCGGATGTCTAATTATGTGTATATCTTTGTTGTATATATTTAAGTCAAACGTTATTAAAGACGTTGATTAA
- a CDS encoding HAMP domain-containing histidine kinase: MKKLRDYLVNQSLQRKWMLTSSAVIFFSYAIICIVVYISLHTWLLNDEQSKIKRTSDDLVYFLESQGPGLTMQEIQQNKGLLDSIADRDQTVKLYNLDGRKILSINDNKQVAPLTSIGEIIEMTIDKKDVFVINQQIQLGFFQGYIQVIHPLSKFQSLMHYLLTTMLIAGLGALLLSASIGYYLANYLMKPLHELRSSMKTVMDKGFNEPIQLTYTSHDEIGDLLKMYNTMMNELQISFTQQQQFVADASHELRTPIQAIEGHLSLLKRWGKDDPEILEESIDTSLSEIARMRKMIEELLELARREEKDDQSEADAVAVIETVIEEIKHLHPEARITLSKNEEIGRLFITENALSQIVRNIIENAIRYCEKIPEIQISLSVSGNEALLKIEDNGIGVAEEYIPFIFDRFYRIDEARNRQIGGTGLGLSITKMLLEKYNSSVEVKSEKNVGTVFFMKFPLKY; encoded by the coding sequence ATGAAAAAATTAAGAGATTATTTAGTCAATCAATCCTTACAAAGAAAATGGATGCTAACATCTAGTGCTGTAATATTTTTTAGCTATGCGATTATTTGTATTGTCGTTTATATTTCGTTACATACATGGCTTTTAAATGATGAACAAAGCAAAATCAAACGGACAAGCGATGATTTGGTGTATTTTTTAGAGTCACAAGGACCCGGTCTTACAATGCAGGAAATTCAGCAAAATAAAGGTCTTTTAGATTCAATTGCGGATCGTGATCAAACAGTTAAATTGTATAATTTAGATGGCAGAAAGATTTTAAGTATTAATGATAATAAACAGGTTGCACCTCTTACCTCGATAGGTGAAATTATTGAAATGACGATTGATAAAAAGGATGTTTTTGTCATAAATCAACAGATTCAACTTGGTTTCTTTCAAGGGTATATTCAAGTGATTCATCCATTATCAAAGTTCCAGTCTTTGATGCATTATTTATTGACTACAATGCTAATAGCGGGCTTGGGAGCATTATTGTTATCAGCTTCTATTGGCTATTACCTTGCCAACTATTTGATGAAACCACTACATGAGTTACGCTCATCTATGAAAACCGTTATGGATAAAGGATTTAATGAGCCAATACAATTAACCTACACATCCCATGATGAGATTGGCGATTTATTGAAAATGTACAATACGATGATGAATGAATTGCAAATTTCATTTACACAGCAGCAACAATTTGTTGCAGATGCTTCTCATGAGTTACGAACGCCTATTCAAGCTATTGAAGGACATCTCTCACTTTTAAAAAGATGGGGGAAGGATGATCCAGAAATTTTAGAGGAATCTATTGATACTTCACTATCGGAAATTGCACGGATGCGTAAAATGATTGAAGAATTACTAGAGCTTGCTCGTCGTGAAGAAAAGGACGATCAGAGTGAGGCTGACGCAGTAGCTGTTATAGAAACTGTTATAGAGGAAATAAAGCATTTGCATCCAGAAGCTCGAATAACGCTGTCGAAAAATGAAGAAATAGGGCGGTTATTTATAACAGAAAATGCACTTAGTCAAATTGTTCGTAATATTATAGAAAATGCAATTCGTTATTGTGAAAAAATTCCTGAGATTCAAATTTCACTTTCTGTCTCTGGGAATGAGGCACTTTTAAAAATAGAAGATAATGGAATTGGCGTTGCGGAAGAATACATTCCTTTCATTTTCGATCGCTTTTATCGGATTGATGAGGCTAGAAATCGTCAAATAGGCGGTACAGGCTTAGGACTTAGTATCACAAAAATGTTACTCGAAAAATATAATAGCTCTGTGGAAGTCAAGAGTGAAAAAAATGTTGGAACCGTTTTCTTCATGAAATTCCCGCTAAAATATTGA
- a CDS encoding ArsR/SmtB family transcription factor, producing MKQKSISIIETYEQLKAISDPLRTKMLMYLVEEPYTVHMLANELNLSRAKILYHIRELEKYGIIKLVRTEERGGNLLKYYQAIARGFIPADHLLNYVESKEATRQSFLEVLSRAKTRVLAAPDETFNLHSSNVEEWNNLSLQTEFTVSQKKFLEFTQKYRTLLEELTSDYTEEEKQHYYVMTTAFQIEEPIFTKKN from the coding sequence ATGAAGCAAAAATCTATTTCAATTATTGAAACTTATGAACAATTAAAAGCTATAAGTGATCCACTTAGAACAAAGATGCTAATGTATTTAGTCGAAGAGCCCTATACAGTACACATGCTAGCTAATGAACTTAACCTATCCAGAGCCAAGATTCTATATCATATACGAGAATTGGAGAAATACGGAATCATTAAGCTAGTAAGAACTGAAGAACGAGGAGGCAATTTATTAAAGTATTATCAAGCTATAGCAAGAGGGTTTATCCCTGCAGATCATTTGCTTAATTATGTTGAATCTAAAGAAGCTACTAGACAATCATTCTTAGAGGTATTAAGTCGTGCTAAAACGCGAGTGTTAGCCGCACCTGATGAAACATTCAATTTACATTCTTCAAATGTAGAGGAATGGAACAATCTTTCACTCCAAACAGAATTTACGGTTAGCCAAAAAAAATTTCTGGAATTCACTCAAAAATATAGAACTCTTCTAGAAGAATTAACTAGCGATTACACTGAAGAAGAAAAGCAACATTATTATGTAATGACGACTGCGTTTCAAATTGAAGAGCCTATTTTTACGAAAAAGAATTAA
- a CDS encoding CobW family GTP-binding protein, protein MKDVYLFSGFLGSGKTSMLTDVIRQLKEKNLKPAVIMNELGKLPFDSQAVEKDIPLKEMLEGCICCSGAEKTEAQIQSLLLDSDFDVLIIETTGAAHPVEALDAVYSPLFAEKLNVKGIVTVADSKLWLNREALTPQVRSLFMEQIRHAHLLLANKTDLLTEAEQAQVVYELQGFNPHAFILQTTNGRVPLRLLEDLKATAQVDKQNIVKTPIASMHLGSRLVEFKDVDFTQEQFEDWVRTLPETVYRMKGYVPIEGVKNPLLFQYAYGMVQWLPEYVKMPAKLVIIGEDVGSLHVIGLE, encoded by the coding sequence GTGAAGGACGTATACTTATTTAGTGGCTTTTTAGGTAGCGGAAAAACATCCATGCTAACAGATGTTATTCGACAACTAAAGGAAAAGAATTTAAAGCCAGCTGTCATTATGAATGAGCTTGGAAAGCTACCATTTGACTCACAGGCTGTGGAAAAGGATATACCGCTAAAGGAGATGCTAGAGGGCTGTATTTGCTGTTCAGGCGCTGAAAAAACAGAGGCGCAAATCCAATCTCTTCTATTAGATAGTGATTTTGATGTGCTAATTATTGAAACAACAGGTGCTGCACATCCTGTTGAAGCATTAGATGCTGTTTATTCACCGTTATTTGCGGAAAAGTTAAATGTCAAAGGAATTGTCACGGTTGCTGACTCAAAGCTTTGGCTGAATCGTGAGGCATTAACCCCGCAAGTGCGCTCCTTATTTATGGAACAAATCCGTCACGCACATTTATTACTGGCCAATAAAACGGATTTGCTAACGGAGGCAGAGCAAGCTCAAGTTGTCTATGAGCTACAAGGCTTTAATCCTCATGCCTTTATTTTGCAAACAACAAATGGCCGAGTACCATTACGTTTATTAGAAGATTTAAAGGCAACAGCACAGGTAGATAAACAAAATATTGTGAAAACCCCTATAGCATCGATGCATCTGGGCTCGCGATTAGTTGAATTTAAGGACGTTGATTTTACGCAAGAGCAATTCGAGGATTGGGTACGTACATTACCTGAAACCGTATATCGAATGAAAGGCTACGTGCCAATTGAAGGTGTAAAAAACCCTCTGTTATTTCAATATGCTTATGGCATGGTCCAATGGCTTCCAGAGTACGTAAAAATGCCTGCAAAACTCGTTATCATTGGTGAGGATGTAGGTAGCTTACACGTTATAGGTCTTGAGTAA
- a CDS encoding GNAT family N-acetyltransferase: MLKHRDLHECTELYELLSHPSVSPFVRQKATSADEYWFMTKQLIEEEAEGLAISRTITDDWGQPIGTISIHDVEDGAGFLGTWIGLPYQGQGYNQKAKTLFLNELFFDYNFHTVFLRIRVENIKSQRAALKLPYVMSANDSHPTLLAQVNSGEAQFNLYKIQKDLFYLTTANQMQEGEEQAM, from the coding sequence ATGCTTAAACATCGAGACCTACATGAATGTACAGAGCTTTATGAGCTATTATCACACCCTTCTGTTTCCCCATTTGTCCGTCAAAAAGCCACATCAGCTGATGAATATTGGTTTATGACAAAACAACTGATTGAAGAAGAAGCGGAGGGACTCGCTATTTCAAGGACAATTACTGATGATTGGGGTCAGCCCATCGGCACCATTAGCATTCATGATGTCGAGGATGGTGCAGGTTTTTTAGGAACGTGGATTGGACTCCCTTATCAAGGTCAAGGCTATAACCAAAAGGCAAAAACACTTTTTTTGAATGAACTTTTTTTTGACTATAACTTCCATACGGTATTTCTCCGTATTCGTGTTGAAAATATAAAATCACAGCGTGCAGCCTTAAAGCTACCCTATGTCATGAGCGCGAATGACAGTCATCCGACATTATTAGCACAGGTAAACAGCGGCGAGGCACAATTTAATTTATATAAAATTCAAAAAGACTTGTTCTACCTTACAACTGCCAATCAAATGCAAGAAGGCGAAGAACAAGCGATGTAA